Proteins from one Streptosporangium becharense genomic window:
- a CDS encoding pyridoxamine 5'-phosphate oxidase family protein: MLSTTPRTTLGRSKHRALSRREDLYAVLDAGMVCHLGVVADGSPMVVPTCYGRIDDTLYLHGSTGAASLRNTGEVCVTVTHLDGIVLARSVFSHSLNYRSAMIYGRPRRVEDPEECLAGLRAITEQLAPGQWDVARKPTRKELAATTVLALSLAEASVKVRQGPPNDDEEDRALPIWAGVLPLHQVWGAPEPDPTMTAELPVPAHIASRTAPAR, encoded by the coding sequence ATGCTCTCTACGACTCCCCGCACCACGCTCGGCCGTTCCAAGCACCGGGCCCTCAGCCGCCGCGAGGACCTGTACGCGGTGCTGGACGCCGGGATGGTCTGCCATCTGGGCGTCGTGGCGGACGGCTCTCCCATGGTCGTGCCCACCTGCTACGGCCGGATCGACGACACCCTCTACCTGCACGGCTCCACCGGCGCCGCCTCCCTGCGGAACACGGGCGAGGTCTGCGTCACGGTGACGCACCTGGACGGGATCGTGCTGGCCAGGTCGGTCTTCAGTCACTCGCTCAACTACCGCTCAGCCATGATCTACGGCCGGCCGCGCCGGGTGGAGGACCCCGAGGAGTGCCTGGCCGGTCTGCGGGCGATCACCGAACAGCTCGCCCCCGGCCAGTGGGACGTCGCCCGCAAGCCGACCCGCAAGGAGCTCGCCGCGACCACCGTGCTCGCCCTGTCGCTCGCCGAGGCGTCGGTGAAGGTGCGCCAGGGTCCTCCGAACGACGACGAGGAGGACCGCGCGCTGCCGATCTGGGCCGGTGTCCTCCCGCTCCACCAGGTGTGGGGGGCTCCGGAACCCGACCCCACCATGACGGCGGAGCTGCCGGTGCCCGCGCACATCGCGTCGCGGACCGCGCCGGCGCGATAG